The DNA region CACTTCCAGAAGCTTAACCCAGGGGTAGCTGTACCCCAAGACCGAATGCGGGCGGACGGTGTTGTACCAGGTGCGGAACTGAGCACATAACGCGCTCAATTCCGCTTTCTTCTGTGGTTCCTCCCTGAAAATGAACTCGTACTTGAGTGTCCGATTGACCCGCTCCAGAATCCCCATTCCA from Deinococcus fonticola includes:
- a CDS encoding integrase core domain-containing protein, producing KLGIQQPLVVMSDGGSDFTSHEFNAACSEVGIWVRAKVSQQGGMGILERVNRTLKYEFIFREEPQKKAELSALCAQFRTWYNTVRPHSVLGYSYPWVKLLEVAESLKAA